The following coding sequences lie in one Peribacillus frigoritolerans genomic window:
- a CDS encoding cation-translocating P-type ATPase has translation MEFKEMNNQEMEKALQTNVTHGLDDDEVKDRLRKHGFNELKEGEKQSAILLFFAQFKDFMVIVLLAATLVSGILGEYIDAIAIMAIVFLNGLLGFFQERKAEKSLDALKEMAAPQVNVLRGGQWLKIPSKEVVVGDILKFSSGDRIGADLRIVDHSSLEIEESALTGESLPAVKCSDPLMNEVEGIGDQENMAFMGTMVTRGNGVGIVTATGMDTAMGKIADLLQTAETKETPLQRRLEQLGKILIVTALILTVIVVLTGVIQGHDLYTMFLAGVSLAVAAIPEGLPAIVTVALSLGVQRMIKQKAIVRKLPAVETLGCATVICSDKTGTLTQNKMTVTKVWSGGKIWDVSGTGYKPVGEFSLEGVSVAPRNHNALLQIITFGMLCNKAELKENGKQYILDGDPTEGAMLVAAMKAGLTREHLSKRFTIVKEFPFDSSRKMMSVIVKDDKDNHFVIAKGAPDVLIAQSDTILWEGRSEILNRESKERVQQDMNELASQALRMIAVGYKPLSKGTILLQETEAERNLTFMGLQGMIDPPRPEVKQAVKECRDAGIKTVMITGDHVITAKAIAKELGILKGKDRVLEGRQLADMDVGELEEVVESVSVFARVSPEHKLKIVKALQNKGHVVAMTGDGVNDAPAIKSADIGISMGITGTDVAKEASSLILVDDNFATIKSAIKEGRNIYENIRKFIRYLLASNVGEILVMFFAMLCALPLPLIPIQILFVNLVTDGLPAMALGLDAAEEDVMKRNPRNANEGVFGRGLGWKIISRGFLIGVSTLIAFYVVYRANPENLAYAQTIAFATLVLAQLIHVFDCRSERSIFSRNPFGNLYLVGAVLSSLLLMVAVMYVQPLQTIFHTVPISGRDWLLVIGMASIPTFLLAGTFLARKAQ, from the coding sequence ATGGAGTTCAAGGAAATGAATAATCAAGAAATGGAGAAAGCGCTTCAAACAAACGTTACACACGGTTTGGACGATGATGAAGTAAAGGACAGGCTGCGAAAGCATGGCTTTAACGAATTGAAGGAAGGAGAAAAACAGTCTGCCATTCTTTTATTCTTCGCCCAATTCAAAGATTTCATGGTCATAGTTTTACTTGCCGCGACATTGGTCTCCGGGATATTGGGTGAATATATCGATGCGATTGCCATCATGGCGATTGTTTTTTTGAATGGATTACTTGGTTTTTTTCAAGAACGGAAGGCAGAAAAATCCTTGGATGCCCTAAAGGAAATGGCCGCGCCGCAAGTTAACGTGCTTCGTGGGGGACAGTGGTTGAAAATCCCATCGAAAGAAGTCGTTGTGGGGGATATCCTGAAGTTTTCGAGCGGTGACCGAATTGGTGCCGATTTACGGATCGTCGACCATTCAAGCCTTGAAATAGAAGAGTCGGCACTTACTGGCGAGTCACTCCCGGCCGTTAAATGTTCCGATCCATTGATGAATGAAGTCGAAGGTATCGGTGATCAGGAAAATATGGCTTTTATGGGAACGATGGTGACAAGAGGAAATGGAGTCGGAATCGTAACCGCTACAGGTATGGATACGGCGATGGGCAAGATTGCGGATCTCCTGCAGACTGCAGAAACAAAAGAAACACCGCTACAGCGGAGGTTGGAGCAGCTAGGCAAAATTTTGATCGTCACGGCTTTAATATTAACTGTAATCGTGGTCCTGACTGGTGTCATTCAAGGGCATGACCTTTATACGATGTTTTTGGCCGGGGTATCATTGGCTGTTGCGGCGATTCCCGAAGGCTTGCCAGCCATTGTGACTGTAGCCTTGTCTTTAGGCGTTCAGCGAATGATCAAACAAAAAGCGATTGTCCGCAAACTTCCTGCCGTAGAAACGCTAGGCTGCGCAACGGTGATTTGCTCAGATAAGACAGGAACACTGACCCAAAACAAAATGACGGTGACGAAGGTTTGGAGTGGAGGGAAAATTTGGGATGTCAGCGGTACTGGTTATAAACCTGTCGGAGAGTTTTCTTTAGAGGGAGTTTCCGTTGCCCCGAGAAACCATAATGCATTGCTGCAAATAATTACATTTGGCATGCTCTGTAACAAGGCTGAGTTAAAGGAGAATGGTAAACAATATATTTTAGACGGTGATCCGACAGAAGGGGCGATGTTGGTTGCGGCAATGAAAGCGGGATTGACGAGGGAACACCTGTCTAAGAGGTTTACGATAGTCAAGGAGTTTCCGTTTGACTCGAGCCGCAAAATGATGAGTGTCATAGTGAAGGATGATAAAGATAATCATTTTGTAATCGCAAAAGGGGCCCCTGACGTATTGATCGCCCAGTCCGATACGATTCTTTGGGAAGGAAGGTCGGAAATATTAAATCGGGAGAGTAAGGAAAGGGTACAGCAGGACATGAATGAGCTTGCCTCGCAGGCACTTAGAATGATTGCTGTTGGTTATAAACCCCTTTCAAAAGGAACGATTTTGCTTCAAGAAACCGAAGCTGAGCGCAATTTGACTTTCATGGGACTGCAGGGCATGATCGATCCCCCGCGTCCGGAGGTGAAGCAGGCAGTTAAGGAATGCCGGGATGCCGGGATCAAAACTGTCATGATTACTGGCGACCATGTAATAACCGCAAAGGCAATAGCTAAAGAACTTGGTATTTTAAAAGGAAAAGACCGTGTACTTGAAGGACGGCAATTGGCGGACATGGATGTCGGGGAACTTGAGGAAGTTGTTGAAAGTGTTTCGGTATTTGCCCGCGTTTCCCCGGAACATAAGTTGAAAATCGTAAAAGCCTTGCAAAATAAAGGACATGTCGTTGCAATGACAGGGGATGGAGTCAATGATGCCCCTGCAATAAAATCAGCGGACATTGGTATATCCATGGGCATCACGGGTACTGATGTCGCGAAGGAAGCTTCTTCCTTGATATTGGTTGATGATAATTTTGCCACAATTAAATCGGCCATCAAAGAAGGCAGGAATATTTATGAAAACATCAGGAAGTTCATCCGTTATCTGCTTGCTTCCAATGTGGGGGAGATCTTGGTCATGTTTTTTGCGATGCTATGTGCCTTGCCTTTACCTTTGATACCAATCCAGATCTTATTCGTGAACCTTGTAACTGACGGACTGCCCGCGATGGCGTTGGGCCTGGATGCCGCCGAAGAAGATGTAATGAAAAGAAATCCAAGAAATGCCAATGAAGGTGTTTTTGGAAGAGGGCTTGGCTGGAAGATCATCTCACGCGGTTTTCTGATCGGGGTTTCTACATTGATCGCATTTTATGTTGTATATCGTGCAAATCCGGAAAACCTTGCTTATGCACAAACGATTGCTTTCGCTACCTTGGTACTGGCTCAGCTTATACATGTATTCGATTGCCGAAGTGAACGTTCGATCTTCTCGAGAAATCCATTCGGCAACCTTTATCTAGTGGGGGCGGTATTATCTTCCCTATTATTGATGGTAGCCGTCATGTATGTGCAGCCTTTACAAACAATCTTTCATACGGTACCGATTTCGGGAAGGGATTGGCTATTAGTAATAGGAATGGCATCCATTCCAACTTTTTTACTGGCTGGAACCTTTTTAGCAAGAAAAGCACAATGA
- a CDS encoding YicC/YloC family endoribonuclease yields MVTSMTGYGREEAENEQVKVFAEIKTVNHRFCEYTIRMPRQLLVLEEKVKKKANQYIRRGRVEIFITVEGESLVSKKVKIDWDLADQYVGLMEDVKGKYNLESSITLQDMLQLESIFITEEVPAVPADLESLLLKAVTGALENLKKMRNLEGQELALDMKRQLEKFGEIVAGVKIHAPSVVEKYKARLEIKLAELTEGLIEDSRIVTEAAIFADKCDINEELTRLDSHVQQFSRTLTHSEPIGRKLDFLVQEMNREVNTIGSKANDSAITKEVVEMKSLLEKLKEQVQNIE; encoded by the coding sequence ATGGTTACCAGTATGACGGGCTATGGAAGAGAAGAAGCGGAAAACGAACAGGTCAAGGTTTTTGCTGAAATTAAGACCGTGAACCATCGTTTTTGTGAATATACGATTCGAATGCCGCGCCAGCTTTTGGTTTTGGAAGAAAAGGTGAAGAAGAAGGCGAATCAATACATAAGAAGGGGACGGGTGGAAATCTTCATTACAGTTGAAGGTGAGAGCCTGGTTTCCAAAAAGGTGAAGATCGATTGGGATCTTGCTGATCAGTATGTGGGATTGATGGAAGATGTCAAGGGAAAATACAATCTGGAAAGTTCCATTACATTACAGGATATGCTGCAACTTGAATCGATTTTCATAACCGAGGAAGTACCTGCGGTTCCTGCCGATTTGGAATCCCTGTTATTGAAGGCTGTCACGGGAGCATTGGAAAATCTGAAAAAAATGCGGAATCTGGAAGGTCAGGAACTGGCCTTGGACATGAAACGCCAGCTTGAAAAGTTTGGTGAGATTGTAGCAGGTGTCAAAATTCATGCACCTTCAGTCGTCGAAAAATATAAAGCCCGCTTGGAAATCAAACTGGCAGAGTTGACTGAAGGATTGATCGAAGACAGCCGCATTGTGACAGAAGCGGCCATTTTTGCTGATAAATGTGATATAAATGAAGAACTGACCAGACTCGATAGCCATGTACAGCAATTTTCAAGGACGCTTACCCATAGTGAACCAATTGGAAGGAAACTCGACTTCCTTGTCCAGGAAATGAATAGGGAAGTCAATACGATTGGATCAAAGGCAAATGATTCAGCCATTACCAAAGAAGTGGTGGAAATGAAAAGTCTGCTTGAAAAATTAAAGGAACAGGTTCAAAATATCGAGTAG
- the remA gene encoding extracellular matrix/biofilm regulator RemA yields MSIKLINIGFGNIVSANRIVSIVSPESAPIKRIIQDARDRGSLIDATYGRRTRAVIITDSDHVILSAVQPETVAARLQDRDDSVEEG; encoded by the coding sequence ATGTCAATTAAGCTCATTAATATTGGTTTTGGGAATATCGTTTCCGCAAACCGGATCGTATCCATCGTGAGCCCTGAATCGGCTCCGATCAAAAGGATCATCCAAGATGCCCGGGACCGCGGATCCTTAATAGATGCTACATATGGTAGAAGGACTAGGGCCGTTATAATTACAGACAGCGACCATGTTATCTTATCTGCCGTTCAACCGGAAACGGTTGCCGCACGGCTTCAAGATAGAGATGACAGCGTAGAAGAGGGGTAA
- the gmk gene encoding guanylate kinase encodes MREKGLLIVLSGPSGVGKGTVRKAIFSQPGTAFEYSISMTTRLPRHGEVDGVDYFFKKREEFEALIEEGKLLEYAEFVGNYYGTPVDYVRETIDSGKDVFLEIEVQGAKQVREKFPEGLFIFLAPPSLTELESRIVTRGTETEEAIKGRMKVAKEEIELMDLYDYVVENDHVDAACARINAIVIAEHCRRERVAVLYKKMLEAE; translated from the coding sequence ATGAGAGAAAAAGGTTTATTAATCGTTTTGTCCGGTCCATCCGGCGTTGGTAAAGGAACTGTAAGAAAGGCGATTTTTTCTCAGCCAGGAACGGCATTCGAATATTCGATTTCGATGACCACACGGCTGCCTCGCCATGGTGAAGTGGACGGAGTGGACTATTTCTTCAAAAAACGCGAGGAATTCGAAGCACTGATCGAAGAAGGCAAATTGCTGGAATATGCTGAGTTCGTCGGTAATTATTATGGAACACCCGTGGATTATGTCCGTGAAACAATCGATTCCGGAAAAGATGTATTTCTGGAAATTGAAGTTCAAGGAGCTAAACAGGTCCGGGAGAAATTCCCTGAAGGACTTTTCATTTTCCTTGCTCCTCCGAGTTTGACCGAACTCGAAAGCCGCATCGTTACTCGCGGAACCGAGACGGAGGAAGCGATAAAAGGACGGATGAAAGTGGCCAAGGAAGAAATAGAACTTATGGATCTGTATGATTATGTTGTTGAAAATGATCATGTGGATGCCGCATGTGCTAGAATTAATGCAATTGTAATAGCCGAGCATTGCCGTCGGGAAAGAGTTGCTGTTCTATATAAAAAAATGTTGGAGGCGGAATAA
- the rpoZ gene encoding DNA-directed RNA polymerase subunit omega translates to MLYPSIDSLLLKIDSKYSLVSVAAKRAREMQIKDNCLVTKPVSHKSVGRALEEIHSGKLTYDNSYEEN, encoded by the coding sequence ATGTTATATCCATCAATTGATTCTCTATTACTTAAAATCGATTCAAAATACTCACTTGTATCAGTGGCAGCTAAGCGTGCCAGGGAAATGCAAATTAAAGATAATTGCCTCGTAACGAAACCGGTTTCCCATAAATCAGTAGGGCGTGCCCTTGAAGAGATTCATTCCGGTAAATTGACTTACGATAATTCTTACGAGGAAAACTAA
- the coaBC gene encoding bifunctional phosphopantothenoylcysteine decarboxylase/phosphopantothenate--cysteine ligase CoaBC, with product MLIDKKVLLCVTGGIAVYKAAALTSKLTQEGAHVKVIMSESARKFVTPLTFQALSRNDVYTDTFDEKDSSVIAHIDLADWPDIILLAPATANVIGKVANGIADDMITTTLLATEAPVWVAPAMNVHMYAHPAVQKNMETLRSFGYQFIEPGEGYLACGYVGKGRLEEPETIVEHLNRYFDERKSHQQPLKGKKYLITAGPTREAIDPVRYMTNHSSGKMGYALAEKAIEMGAEVTLITGPVNLTPPSKAKVIPVVSAADMYDAVFDQFDSSDVVIMTAAVADYKPKIYHAQKMKKQPGENVIEFERTKDILMELGENKTHQFLVGFAAETNNVEEYARGKLAKKNADMIVANNVTAPGAGFGTDTNIVTIYDKDGSATELPKMSKADIAKSILAEVSRMQKE from the coding sequence ATGCTTATCGATAAAAAAGTACTTCTTTGTGTCACCGGCGGGATTGCTGTATATAAGGCTGCTGCCCTGACAAGTAAATTAACTCAGGAAGGTGCACATGTTAAAGTGATCATGAGTGAATCGGCACGTAAATTCGTGACGCCGCTCACCTTTCAAGCACTTTCGAGAAATGATGTGTATACAGATACTTTTGATGAGAAGGATTCATCAGTCATTGCCCACATCGACTTGGCTGATTGGCCTGATATCATCCTGTTGGCTCCAGCTACAGCCAATGTCATCGGTAAGGTAGCCAATGGAATCGCGGATGATATGATTACGACCACACTTCTGGCAACGGAAGCGCCTGTCTGGGTTGCGCCGGCAATGAACGTGCACATGTACGCCCACCCAGCGGTTCAAAAAAATATGGAGACACTTCGGTCGTTTGGATATCAATTCATTGAACCGGGTGAAGGGTATTTGGCCTGCGGTTATGTAGGGAAAGGGCGATTGGAGGAACCGGAAACAATCGTAGAACATCTTAATCGATATTTCGATGAACGCAAATCACACCAACAGCCTCTTAAAGGAAAGAAATATTTGATAACGGCAGGACCGACTCGTGAAGCAATCGATCCCGTGCGTTACATGACGAATCATTCCAGCGGCAAAATGGGCTATGCCCTAGCCGAAAAGGCAATCGAAATGGGCGCTGAGGTGACATTGATCACTGGCCCAGTGAATTTGACACCACCTTCCAAGGCCAAAGTAATACCAGTGGTATCAGCAGCAGATATGTATGATGCGGTATTCGATCAGTTCGATTCCAGTGACGTCGTAATCATGACAGCTGCAGTGGCGGACTATAAACCGAAGATTTATCATGCTCAAAAGATGAAAAAGCAGCCAGGGGAAAATGTGATTGAATTTGAACGGACAAAGGATATCCTCATGGAACTCGGTGAAAATAAAACCCATCAGTTCTTGGTAGGCTTTGCGGCTGAAACGAACAATGTTGAAGAATACGCAAGAGGGAAATTAGCCAAAAAGAATGCAGATATGATCGTTGCCAATAATGTTACCGCCCCAGGGGCAGGATTTGGAACGGATACGAACATCGTGACTATTTACGATAAAGATGGAAGTGCGACCGAACTTCCAAAAATGAGTAAAGCGGATATAGCTAAAAGCATCCTGGCAGAAGTATCTCGCATGCAAAAGGAATGA